CGTAGAAGGTGGCCTCGGCGCCGGTTCCGATCAGCGCCCAGAACGAGAACACGAGCGCGAGTACTCCGACGGTGACATCCCGGGCCAGGTGCGACCAGGAGACGGCGCGGGTGCGGGTGACGACCCAGTAGATCTGGGATGCCGCGGAGAACAGGTACGGGATGACGGCGGTGAACACGGTCAGCAGCACCACCATGGTGAACACCTGCTCGAAGCTGGTGTACGCGAGGATCGTCAGCAGGGTCGCCAGCACGGTGGATGCGATGATGCCCACGAGCGGCATGCCGCGGTGCTCTTTCGCGAACACGCGGGGGAACATGCCGTCCTGGGCGGCGGCGTGCGGCATCTCGCCGACGATGAACGTCCACCCGACCAGGCAGCCCAGCCCGGAGATCACCGCGACCACGGCGATGGTCTGCCCGGCCCAGGCGCCGGAGAAGATCGCGTTCGCAGCGTCGCTGAACGGGGCGGTTGACGTGCGCAGATCGGCGTTGCTCACGGTGCCGAACAGGGCAACGGTGCCCAGGATATAGACGAGGCCGCAGGCGAGGGTGCCGTAGATGGTGGCGCGGGGGACGTTCTTCTCGGGGTCGCGGACCCGGCCCGCGGCGACGGACGCGGTCTCGATGCCGAGGTAGGCGAACAGGGCCACGGCTCCCGCGCCGGCGAGCGCGGTCCATGCGTCGGTGCCGGAGGAGTTGAACGGGCCGAAGTTGGCGGGGTTGAGGAAGAAAAGCCCGAGGATGGCGATTAGGGCGAGCGGCACGATCTTCAGGACCGTGAACACGACCTGCGCGCCGCCCATGCTGCGTAGTCCGAGCACGTTGATGAGGACGGGGATCCACAGGCAGACCACGGCGATGACGATCGACCAGACCACGTTGTGGTCGGTGTTGATGAACACCTCGACGTAGCCGGTGAGGGCGACCACGATGGCGGCGTTGCCGGCCCACGCGGTCAGCCAGTACGACCACGCGTTGAGGAATCCGGCGAACTCGCCGAACGCGTCCCGCGCGTACAGGTAGGGGCCGCCGGAGCCGGGGACGCGTTTGGTGAGCTGTCCGAACACGACAGCCAGGGCCAGGGCGCCGATGGTGGCCAGGATGAAGGCGATGATGCTGATCGGCCCGAACGCGGCCAGCGCGGACGGCAGCCCGAACACGCCGGTGCCGATCACCGACCCGACGACGAGGGCGGACGCGGCGGGCAGTCCGAGCTTCTTGCCCCGCAGGGCCGGTGTTGTACTCATACCGGCATCGTGGCGGGCGCCCGCGGCCCAGTCCGGGCCGAAAGTCCCACCGCCATGCCGCCGTGTTGGCGCGGGGGATGGCGATCGGTCTTGCGGCCCCCACGGGGAGCTGTGCATCGCATAGGGCCACGAGTCAGGGCGGATTCTAGTGGTCGTTGCAACACGACGATTAGCTGGTAGGTAGTTTAGCGAGGCGCTGGGCTGGGGTTTCCCAGCCGAGCGTTTTGCGTGGGCGGGTGTTGAGTTCGTGTGCGACTCGGGCAAGGTCCGCGGGCGAGTGCTGTGAGAGGTCGGTGCCCTTCGGGAAGTACTGCCTCAGCAACCCGTTCGTGTTCTCGTTAGAACCGCGCTGCCAGGGCGAGGCTGGGTCGCAGAAGTAGACGTCCATGTCGGTGGCGATCGTGAACGTCTTGTGGGCGGCCATCTCCGCACCCTGGTCCCAGGTCAGCGACTTCTTCAGTTCGGCCGGCAGGCCGCTCATCGTCCGAATGAGGCCATCGCGGACGGTCTCGGCAGCGTGGTCGGTCGGGAGGTGGACGAGCATCACGAACCTGGTGGTTCGCTCGACGAGGGTGCCGATCGCGCTGGCGTGGTCAGCGCCGATGATGAGATCGCCTTCCCAATGCCCTGGAACAGCACGATCAGCGACCTCAGCGGGGCGCTCGGAGATCATGAGCATCGGGTCGACGAACCGCGAACGACGTGCGTTGGTTCCCCGGTTCGGTCGGCGACGTGCGCGCCCGGTACGCAGCGCTGTCGCGAGATCACGGCGCAGCTGGCCGCGTCCTTGGAGATAGAGCGTCTGGTAGATCGTCTCGGTCGCCACTCGCATCCCAACGTCGTCCGGGAACTGACGGATCAGGGCTCGAGTGATCTGCTCGGGAGACCACCGCAACGCCAGCTTCGACTCAACGAAAGCACGCAACCGCAGCTCTGTCACCAGTCTTCGCGGCTTTGGCCGTGGGCGACGCTTCGCCGAGTAGCGATGTGCTGCGAAGGGGTGATAGATCCCGGTCGAGGACCGGTTCCGGGAGATTTCCCGACTGATCGTGGATGGCGACCGCCGCAGCTGGGCGGCGATGCTCCGCAGTGACAACCCATCGCGGAGGAGATCCCGGATCTGCTCACGTTCCTCCAGCGAAAGGAACCGCGGATCGAGCTTCCTCTCCAGCTGAAAGATCGCCGCCGGCGAGATTGTCTCGGTGCCGTCAAGAAACGTCGTCATACCTGTTTTGTAATCGACGACCCGACCATCTGGGTAATAGCGGCGATGAGCGGTCTTCCGGACACCGTTATCCCAATCCCGTGCCGTGCGGATGTTCACCCCGACGGCAGCCGCTGCTTCGCGACGCGAGATGCCATCGCGTCGCAACTGGAAGTAGCGTTCCTTTCCTGGATGCGGACCAGTCCCGGTTTTCCCCTGGCTGCGCAGGCCGGCCTTCCATACCCACGTCCCGCAGGTCGCCGGGTTGAACCCCAACTCACGCGCCGCGATCGTGATGCTCCCACACGCCTCGAACAACGCGAAGAACGCGTCCTTATCAGCCTGCGTGAAACAGCGTCGATCCCTCGAATAGCTCCTTAAACGGGCCACGGTCGTTACAACTCCCAGAAAGTCCAGGTGTTGCAACGACCGTTAGAACCCAAGCAGTCTCGGGGCCCTATGGTCCGGTCGTGGTAGCGCAGCCGTGATGCGCGGCGGCGGGTGTCAGGCGAAGAAGCCGAGCGGTTTCGGGTCGTGGTTGTCGAGGACGTTCTTGACTTCTTGGTAGTTGTGCAGGGTCTGCTGGTCGGTCTCTCGGCCGTACCCGGATTGCTTGTATCCTCCGAACCCTGCGCCGGCGGGGTACTGGTGGTAGGTGTTGACCCAGACGCGTCCGGCTTTGATGTCCTGGCTGGCCGCGAAGGTGGTGTCGCCGTCTCGGCTCCACACGGCGGAGCCGAGCCCGTAGATGGTGTCGTTGGCGATCCGGATCGCGTCGGCGTAGTCGGTGAAGGTGGCGACGGTGACCACGGGCCCGAAGATCTCCTCCTGGAACACCCGCATGTCGTTTCGTCCTTTGAAGACGGTGGGCTGGATGTAGTACCCGCCGGACAGGTCGCCAGGCAGTTCGAGCGGGGCGCCGCCGGCGAGGACTTCGCACCCCTCGCGCGGTCCCAGGTCGAGGTAGGCGGAGATCTTGTCGAGCTGGTCTCTGCTGTTCTGGGGTCCCATCTCGGTGCGGGTGTCGAGCGGGTCACCGACGGTGATCCGGTTGACGCGTGCGATCGCGTCGTCGAGGAACCCGGCCGCCGCGAGTCCGTCCTGGATGAGTGCGCGGGACGGGCAGGAGCAGATCTCTCCCTTGTTGAGGGCGAACAGGGTGAACCCTTCGATCGCTTTGCGGTAGAAGTCGTCCTTCTGGTCGGCGACGTCGTCGAAGAACAGATTCGGGGACTTCCCGCCGAGTTCCATGGTGGAGGGGATGATGTTCTTGATCGCGTACTGCATAATCTGCCGCCCGGTGGCGGTGGATCCGGTGAAGGCGACCTTGCCGATCCCGTCATGTTCGACGAGGGGCTGTCCGAGCGCGGATCCGCTCCCGTTGATGACGTTGACCGTTCCGGCCGGGAGTATGTCTTGGATGAGTTCCATGACCCGGATGATGGAGATCGGGGTGGCGCTGGCGGGCTTGAGGACGACGGTGTTGCCGGCGGCGAGGGCGGGGGCGAGCTTCCACGCGGCCATCAGGATGGGGAAGTTCCAGGGGATGATCTGCGCCACCACGCCGATCGGCTCGTAGTAGTGGTACGAGACGAGGTCTTTCGAGATGGCGCTGATGCTGCCTTCTTGGGCGCGGATCGCGGCGGCGAAGTAGCGGAAGTGGTCGATCGCCAAGGGGATGTCGGCGGCGAGGGTCTCCCGAACCGGTTTGCCGTTCTCCCACGACTCCAGCACCGCGAGCGCCTCGAGGTGTTCCTGGAGCCGGTCGGCGACGCGGATCAGTACAGCGGCGCGGCCGCTCATCGGCGTGGCGGCCCACGCGGGGAAGGCGAGCTGGGCGGCGGCGACGGCGAGGTCGATGTCTTCGACGGTCGAGGAGGGGTACTCGGCGAACGGGTCTGCGGTGGCGGGGGCGATGTCGTGCCCGTAGCCGCCTTTGACGGGGGCGACCCAGTCGCCGCCGATGAAGTTCTCGTACCGGGTCTTCACCGGCACCAGGCTCCCTGTGACGCCGGGGCGGGTGTAGATGGTGCCGCCGGGGACGAGGGTGCGGGTGCGGTCGATCGCGGTCAGTTGTCCAGTGCTGGTGTCAGCGGCGATGGTCATAAGGGTGTCCTTCCTTTGGTGTCGCTGCTGTTCAGGCGGCGACGTATTGTTTGACGGCGGCGGTGATGTCGGCGAGTGCCTGTTTCGCGTCGGCGAACAGCATCCCAGTCTTGGGGTCGGTGAACAGGTCGTTGGGGATACCGGCGTAGCCGGGGCTCATAGAGCGTTTGATCACGACGACGGCTTTGGCGTGGTCGACGTCGAGGATCGGCATCCCGGAGACGGGGTTGCCGGGGCGGCGGGGTTGGTGACGTCGTTCGCGCCGACGACGAGGGCGACATCGCAGGTGGGGAACGCGGTGTTGGCCTGCTCGAGCTGCAACAGCTGGTCGTAGGGCACGTTCGCTTCGGCGAGCAGCACGTTCATATGCTCGGGCATGCGTCCCGCGACGGGGTGGATGGCGTACTTCACGTCGATGCCGTGTCCGGTAAGGAGGGTGGCGCGAGGTCGGCGAGCTCGCGCTGGGCGTGGGCGGCGGCGAGCCCGTAGCCGGGGACGATCATGACGTGCTGCGCGTAGGCGAGCTGGATGGCGACGTCGTCCGCGTCGACGGTGCGCACGTTCGCCGCCGCCGCTCCGGGTGCCCCTGGGGCGGCGGTGTATCCGGTGCCGAACCCGCCGGCGAGGATGCTGAGCACGGAACGGTTCATCGCCTTCGCCATCTGCAGGGTCAGGATGGTGCCGGCAGCCCCCACGAGGCCTCCGGCGATGATCATGGCCTGGTTGCCGATCACGAACCCGGCCATCGCCACCGCGAGGCCGGTGAACGCGTTGAGCAGCGACACACCACCGGGGCGTCGGCGCCGCCGATGGGCAGCACCATCAGCACCCCGAACGCGAGCGCGGCGACCAGCAGCGCCAGCAGCAGCCACGGGTTTCGGGGCAGGACGACCGTCAGCACGCCGGCGGCGAGTGCGACGATCACGACGAGGGCGCTGACAGCTCTTGCGCCGGGGAACTGGACGGGTCGTCCGGGGATGATGCCCTGCAGCTTCCCCGCGGCGATCAGCGACCCGGAGAGGGTGACCGCGCCGATCAGCACGTCCAGCACGATCGGGATCGACGCGACCAACGGGACGACGGCGCCGGAGGTGCGGTGCAGGAAGTCGGCGAACGCGACCGCGGCGGCCGCGCCGCCGACGGCGTTGAACACGCTGATCAGCTGCGGGATGTCGGTCATCTTCACGGTGCGGGCGCGGACGGCCCCGAACACTCCGCCGGCGGCCAGGCCGATCCCGAGCGCGATCCAGCCGATCCCGTCCGCGCTGCCCTCGATGAGCACGGCGATGAGGGTGACGGCGACCGCTGCGGCCATGCCGCAGGCGGAGATCAGGTTCCCGCGGCGGGCTGTCGCCGGGGTGCGCATCAGATGCAGCCTGATCACGAAGCAGGTGGCCGCGGCGAGATAGACGAGACCCGTGACCCAGGCCAGGACGGTCATGGCGACGCCGTCCCTGCAGGCAGGGTGGTGCGGTCAGGTGGCTGGTGGAACATCCGCAGCATCCGGTCGGTGACCACGTATCCGCCGACGACGTTCGCGGCGGCCAGGGCCGCGGCGATCCCCGTGAGCAGGTACCCGGCCGGGCTGTCGGCGAACGCGGTGATCACGATCGCACCGGCCACGACCACCCCGTGGATCGCGTTCGCCCCGGACATCATCGGGGTGTGCAGGGTGGAGGGGATCTTGCCGATCACCTCGTACCCGACCAGCAGGGCGAGCACGAAGATCGCCAGATCCGTGAACAGCGTCTCGGTCACGCCACACCTGCCTTCTTGGATGCATCGATTGGGATTGCGGGAGGAAGCCCCTGGGCTGCGCGCACCGCTGCGCTGGTGAGCTCACCGCCCCGGCACACCACGACCGCGGCGTGTACCTCGTCGGCGGGGTCGATGCGGATCGTGTCGTCGATGATGAGCGTGCCCAGCAGGGCCAGGACGTTGCGTGCATACATCTGCGACGCGGAGGTCGGCAGGTCGGCGGCGAGGTCGCCGCCGATGATCGTCACCCCGCCGGGCGTGATGATGCGTTTCCCGTCGAGGGCGCCGGCGACGTTGCCCCCGTGGTCGCCGGCGGCCAGGTCCACACACACCGACCCGGGCGTGAGCCGGGAGAGCGTGTCGACCGACACGAGCTCCGGTGGGGTGCGGCCGGGAACCTTCGCGGTGGTGATGATCACGTCGAACCGGGTCAGATGCCCGGCGAGCTCGGCCTGCTGCTGCCGGAGTTCGTCGGCTGTCATCACCCGCGCATACCCGCCCTCCCCGGCGCCCTGCGCGACTGTGGAGGTGAGGAACGTGGCTCCGACCGACTCGACCTCGCCGCGGGAGGCGGGGCGGACGTCATACCCGGTGACGACGGCGCCGAGCCGACGGGCGGTGCTCAGCGCCTCGAGCCCGGCGACGCCGGCGCCGATGACGATCACGCTGGCGGGGCGGGCGGTGCCGGCGGCGGTGATCATCATCGGGAAGAACCGGCCGGATGCCTCCGCGGCGACGACCGCGGCCCCGTATCCGGCGGCGGTGGACTGCGAGGTCAGCGCGTCCATGGACTGGGCGCGGCTGAGAGTGCGCGGCAGCAGGTCGAACGCGACCGCGACGACACCTTTCGTGGCGAGCGCGGCCATCCGCTGGGGATGATCCAGCGGGCCGAGCAACCCCAGCAGCAGCTGCCCGCCTCGCATCGCGCCGATCGTCGCGTCATCGGGGCACCTGACCACCGCGAGCACGCCGGATCGGGCGATGACATCCGCACGGGAGATCACCGTGGCTCCCGCCGCAGAGTATCCCGTGTCGGGGAACCCTGCTCTAGGTGTGCTGCTCAGGGACGTTGGTTGAGGTGTGACGCGATAGATGGGTGAGGACCTCCCGGTCGAGAGTGGGGCTGTCTAGTTTCCCTGCACTCGATGACTTAGGAGGTCCTCGTGACCCACGCTAATGCTGCTTTGACTCCTCGCGAATGCCTCCGCCTGGCCCGCCAAGTCGTCGACGACGGCTGGTCCGTTGCTGCGGCGGCGACCTACTTCCGAGTGTCCTGACGCACCGCGGACCGATGGGCTCGTCGTTACGTGGAGATGGGCGAGGCGGGAATGCTGGACCGTTCGTCACGGCCGCATCACAGCCCGAACAAGACCCCGCGAAGACTGGTCCGCAAGGTCGTGCATCTGCGGTGGAAGAAGCGGCTGGGACCAGTCGGTATCGGCGCCCAGCTCGGCATGCCCGCCTCGACCGTTCACACGGTCCTCTCCCGGTGCCGGATCAATCGGCCCAGCCACGTCGACGTCCGCACCGGCGAACCCGCCCGCCGCTACGAGCACGAGCATCCCGGATCGATGATCCACGTCGACATCAAGAAACTCGGCAACATCCCCGACGGTGGCGGCTGGCGCTACGTCGGACGTCTCCAGGGAGAGCGGAACAAGGCCATCACCGCGAAGCGGACCGGGAAACACGGGATCACCGGCGACATGATCACCGGCACAGCGTTCGTTCATACCGTCATCGACGATCACTCCCGTGTCGCTTACGCCGAGATCCACGACGACGAAACCGCCGCCACTGCAATCGCTGTTCTGCGTCGAGCGGTCGGCTGGTTCGCCAGCCGTGGCGTCACCGTCGAACAGGTGCTCTCCGACAACGGCTCCGCATACCGCTCATACGCCTGGCGCGACGCTTGCGCCGAGCTCAGCATCCAACCGAAACGCACCCGGCCCTACCATCCGCAGACGAACGGCAAGATCGAACGCTTCCACCGCACCCTCGCCGACGGCTGGGCATACGCCCGGCACTACAACTCCGAATCAGCCCGCCGCAACGCACTCCCGGCCTGGCTGCACTCCTACAATCACCACAGGCCCCACACCGCCATCGGCAGCCAGCCACCCATCAGCAGATTGACCAACGTCCCTGGGCAACACACCTAACCCCCGCGCCGGCCTCCACGAGCACCGGGCGGGCCCGGGTCAGACGGGCCACCGCGTCCGGATCCAAGGACACCCGCCGTTCTTCAGGCCCGGTCTCTGCGAGCACGCCCACCGTCACGGTCATCCGCTGGCTCCGGGATGACGACTGGGAGCAGTCGTTGCAGGTTCGGCATGCGCTCAGTGTTCGCTGCCGGGACCGGGCTCGTAGGGTCTTAGGTCACACCAGCCCGGTGGGACCTAAGACCCTGACCTGCCCACGGCGACGGGTGAGAGTCGGATCGTGATGGGTGGTCCGCGTGCCCCATCCCTGCCGTTCTCACGCGGCTGTCGAAGGAGTCACCATGAAGGCCGCTGTCGTCACCTCGTTCACCGCCCCACTGGAGATCCAGCAACGAGACATCCCGGAACCGGGGACAGGGGAGGTCCTGATCCGGTTGGAGACATGTGGACTGTGCCACACCGACATCCATGCTGCCCGCGGGGACTGGCCGGTCAAGCCGCTCCCGCCGTTCGTGCCCGGCCATGAGGGCGTGGGGGTCATCGAGAAGATCGGTGAGGGCGTCACGGATCGCACTGTCGGGGAGCGGGTCGCGATCCCATGGCTGGGATATGCGTGCGGAGAATGCCGCTACTGCATCGACGGGCGTGAGACGCTGTGCGAGAAGCAGCAGAACAGCGGATACTCCGTCGATGGCGCGTTCGCCGAGTACGCCACAGCATCCGCCCGGTTCGTGGTCCCCGTCCCGGACGGGATCTCCTCTGTGGACGCCGCTCCGCTGACCTGCGCCGGGGTGACCACCTACAAGGCGTTGAAGGTTGCTCGCATCGTTCCCACCGAACGGGTGGCGGTATTCGGCATCGGAGGCCTCGGGCATCTCGCTGTCCAGTACGGAAGGATCATGGGTGGCTCGGTGATCGCCATCGACGTCGAGGACGCGAAACTCGATCTGGCCCGTGAATTGGGTGCCGAGTACGGCGTGAACGCGGCGAAGGGCGACCTGGTCGCCGCGATCCGGGACCTCGGGGGTGCCGACATCGCTGTCGTGCTCGCGGCATCCCGGCGCGTGTTCGAGCAAGCGTTCTCATCGCTCAGTCGCGGCGGCCGGCTGATCTGCGTGGCCCTGCCCGCCGACGAGCAGATGTGTGTGTCCATCTTCGACACCGTCCTCAAGGGCATCTCGATCATCGGCTCGATCGTGGGCACCCGCCAGGACCTCGCCGAAGTGTTCGCGCTGCACGCCGCGGGGCGCACGAGGATCATTGCGGAGCCCCGCCAGCTCGAACAGGTCAACGACGCCATCACCGAGGTCCTCTCCGGCAAGGTCCTCGCCCGCCTCGTCTTCGAGTACTGAGATCGTCTCCGGCCGGTCGCCGGATGCGGCCCGCAGGGGACGTGGGAGGCGCTGTGACCCGGGACAGACCAGCTGCCAGCGCAGGGGCACCGTCTACGCAGCGTGGAGAACTGCTGTGGATCCTCGTGCTGGTCCTCACCTGCGCGTTCCAGTTCTTCCGGGGCGCGCCGTTCGACGGCCGCGCTGCTCCTGCTGGCCCTGCTGCCGGCCGTCGACGTCGACACACCGGTGACTCTTTCTCGCCGTGGCATCATCGCGGCGATCGCTGCGGCCGCTGCTGCCGTGCTGATCATGCTGCCCAGCCACACCCCGGAGATGGCCACCGCGATCGCTGCGGTCGGTGTCGTGGTGCTCCCTGCGGCGTGGGGTGCGCGCCGCAACCGGCGACCGGAGGAGCCCGGACACGTACTGCACCGCACGGGGTGGGTGTGGGCGGTGCTGGCGGTGCTCGCATGTGTGTGGGAGTTGACCTCGTACATGCTCGGTCAGTGGACGGCTGCGGGTGAGGCGGGCCACCCCACGATCTCCGCTCTGGTCGAACCGTTGCTGTCCACCGAGCCGTCGCGGGTCCTGCTTGTGACCGGGTGGGTCGCTGCCGGGGCGATGCTCGTCGCCCATGGCGGGAGCCGGTGATGATCCGTACCGTGACGATCAGTGTCTACATTCTCCTGCTGGGCGCCGCGGTGCTGCTCACGATCGTCCCGCACCGCCGCCCCGAGTCCTTCTCCCCGGTGGGCTCGCTGCTGGGCGAGGTGCTGTCCGACCGGTTCGCGCGGGTCACGCTGATGGTGTTCTGGTGGTGGCTGGGGTGGCATTTCCTGGTCGCCTGATCTCCACCGCCCCGGGGGCTCGGGACGCAGGATGTCCGATCAGACGGTTAGGCTACGTGGATGATGGGGCGTCGTGGGGGGATCGGTTCGGCTTGCCGGAGCACCTCGCGGGTGACGGTGGCGACTTCGCCGGAGCCGAACAGGAGGTATTTGAGCATGTTGGAGACCGGGCCGCCCTCTGTCCATTCGAAGTAGGCGTTCGGCACCACGCCGGTCAGGTCGCTGATCTGCAGCAGCACCGCCGCGAGGGTGTTGGGCACGTTCGCACTGGTGACGGTCAGCACCCGGTATCCGTGTGTGTGTGTGTGGGTCCCGTGCATGAGCAGTTCCTCTTCGAACTCGGACGAGTCGGTGCCGCGCACTTCCAGGAACAGGATCCTCGACGAGCGGGGGGATGTGGCTATCGCGGCGTTCCGCGGTGCTCTTGGCACGATACTCCTCCTTCCCGCCGGCGCCGGGTTCGTGGGCGATGATCAGGATCTGTCCGCGGCCGGCGTCGTCGCGTAGGAATCCTTCTGCAGTGTCGTCGAAGGTGATCCTCGTCGCGCGGATCTGGAAGGACCGGGAGACGAAGGAGATGACCAGGATGCCGAGGATGAACAGCCCGGCGATGCGGATGCCGTCGGGTCGTTCGATCACGTTCAGCACCGTGGTGTACACGAACACGATGGTGATTACGGCGAATCCGACTGTTGCTGCCCGGTGACGGTGCCGGGCCGCGGAGATCGTCACGGCCACCGCGGCGGAGGTGATGAGCACGAGCACCCCGGTCGCATACGCGCCGCCCTGCGCGTCCACGTCCGCGTCGAACACGATCGTGATGAGGAACGCGATGGCGGTGAACACGAGCACGAGCGGGCGGACCGCGCGCGCCCACTGCGGGGCCATGCCGTAGCGGGGCAGGTAGCGTGGCACCAGGTTCAGCAGCCCGGCCATCGCGGAGGCTCCGGCGAACCAGAGGATGAGGATCGTGCTGATGTCATACACGGTCCCGAACCCGTTACCGAGGTACGCGTGCGCGAGGTATGCCAGTGCGCGCCCGTTTGCGTGCCCGCCGGGCTGGAACTCTTCCTGGGGGATCAGCAGGGTGGTGACCAGGCTGGAGGTGAGCAGGAAACCGCTCATGACCACCGCGGTCACCGTCAGCAGCCGGGTGGTCCCGCGGATTCGCCCGGCGGGGTGCTCGGGAGTGCCCGTGGGGTCGCCGGAGATCTGTGGCATCACGGCGACTCCGGTCTCGAACCCGGACAGCCCGAGCGCGAGCTTGGGGAACACGGTCAGCGCGATCCCGACCATCACCAGCGGGCTGCTGTGCTGGGCGGTTAGCGCACCCCACCAGTCGGTGACCACCACGGGCTGCTTGCGATGTGCGCGAGGGAGACGACGATGACGACCAGGTTCAGGGTGAGGTAGACCCCGACGAGGACGACGGCGATGCCGATCGCTTCCCGGAACCCTTTGAGGAACACCCCGGCGAGCAACGCGATCAGCAGCAGAGTGAGCGGCACCTGGCTGCCTTCGAGCCAGTCGGGAGTGAACGGGTTCTTGATGGCGTGCGCGGCTGCGTCGGCGGCGGACAGCGTGATGGTGAACATGAAGTCGGTGGCCGCGAACCCCAGCAGCATCAGCACGAAGATCTTCCCCGCCCACCACGGCAGCAGGTGCTCGAGCATCGCGATCGACCCCCACCCGGTGAAGCTCTCCCGCGCGACCCGCCGGTACACGGGGAGCGCGCCGGCGAGGGTGAGCAGCACCAGCACGACGGTCGCCAGCGGAGACAGCAACCGTGCCGCGAGGGCCGCGATCGCCGGCTGATAGCCGAGGGTGGAGAAGTAGTCCACCCCGCTGAGGCACATCACCCGCCACCACGGGTGCGTCCGGGGCGGGACCACGACATGCGGGCCCGGATGGGTTCCCCTGCCGTCGACGAGCCCGTCCAGCAGCCAGCGGCGCAGCCCGTTCACACGCGCCCCCGCGACTGGCGGCAGCACTTTCCCCGTGATGTCGGTGCTCGTCACGTGATCCCTGTTCGTCATTCCGCTCCTGGCGTTGGTGTCCACGGAACCGTACGGTGGGCATCGCGCAACAACGAGGCCCAAGGTCCCTGGACATCGCGGCCCCTGGACGGTTCATCGATGGGTGCGACCGATACCCGTCTCGGGCGGCCGCTCCGGGGTGGGCATGCACGGTCCAGGACTTTGTGCCCTATATGCCGCAGCCGACGTGGACGAATCTGTGGTCATGGCCGCCATCCGCATCGCCGTCCGCGCCGAGCGACAGACAATGCCGAGTGAGTTTTCACCCTGTTTTTGCTGTTTGAATCTTGACCCCTCTGGGTGACTATGTCAAGGCTGGCGGGGACCGGGTTGTCGAAGTTAGTTGGCCCCAGCGAGTGCGGTGTTGCGGGTGTGTTGGAGGCGGTAGGAGGTGGTGCCGGTCTCGATGATGGCAGCGCAGAGCCTGGGGTCGGTGAAGGTGTCCGTCCATCCCGAGAATGACTGGTTGGATGCGATCGCGACGGAGTTCTTCTCTTCGCGTTCGGTGAGGACTTGGAAGAGGAGCTCGGCGCCGCGTCGGTCGAGTTCCATGTAGCCGAGCTCGTCGATGCAGAGCAGATCGACGCGGCCGTAGCGAGCGATCGTGCGGGCCAACTGCTTCTCATCTGCTGCTTCGACGAGTTCGTTCACGAGCTTGGTCGCGAGGGTGTATTTGACTCGGTAGCCCTTCTCGGCTGCGGCGGTGCCGAGGCCGATGAGGAGGTGGCTCTTGCCGGTGCCGGAGTCCCCGATGAGGCAGAGCGGGTCGCCGCGTCTGACCCAGTCGCCGGTGGCGAGCGTGTGGATGGTCGCCGCGTTGATGTTCGGGTTGGTGTCGAAGTCGAAGTCGCCGAGCCATTTCTGACGTGGGAAGCCGGCGGAGGCGACGCGGCGGACGGTGGAGCGGCGGTCGCGGTCGTCGCACTCGGCCAACAGCACTTCGGCGAGGAAGCCTTGGTAGGACAGCTGCTCGTGCTCGGCGACCCGGATCGCTTCGTCCATCACGGCGCGAATGGTCGGTAGTCGCAGGCGTCTGCAGGCTTGGTCGACGGCGGCCGCGGCGGCTTCCTGGGTCATCCCGCGTTGCCGGCGGAGGGTGGTGGTGATGTTCGTGGTGGTTGGGCTCATGTGTCGGTGGTTCCTTCTCTCTCATCGGTGGTGGGGTCGGT
This genomic window from Leifsonia xyli subsp. cynodontis DSM 46306 contains:
- a CDS encoding amino acid permease — its product is MSTTPALRGKKLGLPAASALVVGSVIGTGVFGLPSALAAFGPISIIAFILATIGALALAVVFGQLTKRVPGSGGPYLYARDAFGEFAGFLNAWSYWLTAWAGNAAIVVALTGYVEVFINTDHNVVWSIVIAVVCLWIPVLINVLGLRSMGGAQVVFTVLKIVPLALIAILGLFFLNPANFGPFNSSGTDAWTALAGAGAVALFAYLGIETASVAAGRVRDPEKNVPRATIYGTLACGLVYILGTVALFGTVSNADLRTSTAPFSDAANAIFSGAWAGQTIAVVAVISGLGCLVGWTFIVGEMPHAAAQDGMFPRVFAKEHRGMPLVGIIASTVLATLLTILAYTSFEQVFTMVVLLTVFTAVIPYLFSAASQIYWVVTRTRAVSWSHLARDVTVGVLALVFSFWALIGTGAEATFYGAIAFLLGVPLYVWMKASNRRRGIPSPTPWDASTVPDTPAALITASEPVGEPTPAGKGARS
- a CDS encoding IS30-like element ISLxc3 family transposase — translated: MSRREAAAAVGVNIRTARDWDNGVRKTAHRRYYPDGRVVDYKTGMTTFLDGTETISPAAIFQLERKLDPRFLSLEEREQIRDLLRDGLSLRSIAAQLRRSPSTISREISRNRSSTGIYHPFAAHRYSAKRRPRPKPRRLVTELRLRAFVESKLALRWSPEQITRALIRQFPDDVGMRVATETIYQTLYLQGRGQLRRDLATALRTGRARRRPNRGTNARRSRFVDPMLMISERPAEVADRAVPGHWEGDLIIGADHASAIGTLVERTTRFVMLVHLPTDHAAETVRDGLIRTMSGLPAELKKSLTWDQGAEMAAHKTFTIATDMDVYFCDPASPWQRGSNENTNGLLRQYFPKGTDLSQHSPADLARVAHELNTRPRKTLGWETPAQRLAKLPTS
- a CDS encoding aldehyde dehydrogenase family protein; translated protein: MTIAADTSTGQLTAIDRTRTLVPGGTIYTRPGVTGSLVPVKTRYENFIGGDWVAPVKGGYGHDIAPATADPFAEYPSSTVEDIDLAVAAAQLAFPAWAATPMSGRAAVLIRVADRLQEHLEALAVLESWENGKPVRETLAADIPLAIDHFRYFAAAIRAQEGSISAISKDLVSYHYYEPIGVVAQIIPWNFPILMAAWKLAPALAAGNTVVLKPASATPISIIRVMELIQDILPAGTVNVINGSGSALGQPLVEHDGIGKVAFTGSTATGRQIMQYAIKNIIPSTMELGGKSPNLFFDDVADQKDDFYRKAIEGFTLFALNKGEICSCPSRALIQDGLAAAGFLDDAIARVNRITVGDPLDTRTEMGPQNSRDQLDKISAYLDLGPREGCEVLAGGAPLELPGDLSGGYYIQPTVFKGRNDMRVFQEEIFGPVVTVATFTDYADAIRIANDTIYGLGSAVWSRDGDTTFAASQDIKAGRVWVNTYHQYPAGAGFGGYKQSGYGRETDQQTLHNYQEVKNVLDNHDPKPLGFFA
- a CDS encoding NAD(P) transhydrogenase subunit alpha, which produces MTETLFTDLAIFVLALLVGYEVIGKIPSTLHTPMMSGANAIHGVVVAGAIVITAFADSPAGYLLTGIAAALAAANVVGGYVVTDRMLRMFHQPPDRTTLPAGTASP
- a CDS encoding Rossmann-fold NAD(P)-binding domain-containing protein, giving the protein MYRVTPQPTSLSSTPRAGFPDTGYSAAGATVISRADVIARSGVLAVVRCPDDATIGAMRGGQLLLGLLGPLDHPQRMAALATKGVVAVAFDLLPRTLSRAQSMDALTSQSTAAGYGAAVVAAEASGRFFPMMITAAGTARPASVIVIGAGVAGLEALSTARRLGAVVTGYDVRPASRGEVESVGATFLTSTVAQGAGEGGYARVMTADELRQQQAELAGHLTRFDVIITTAKVPGRTPPELVSVDTLSRLTPGSVCVDLAAGDHGGNVAGALDGKRIITPGGVTIIGGDLAADLPTSASQMYARNVLALLGTLIIDDTIRIDPADEVHAAVVVCRGGELTSAAVRAAQGLPPAIPIDASKKAGVA